DNA from Brassica napus cultivar Da-Ae chromosome C4, Da-Ae, whole genome shotgun sequence:
TCCTCACATCCAGCAACATCCTTGAAATGAATCTTCTTCTTGGAGCTGTTATCTGCTTTCGTTATTGTGGCTTCATGTACTGACCACCACGTCTTTTGGCAGGGATAACGTTACCGTTACCTTGGACTTTCACTGCTGATTTGTTTGAAACATTTATATAGTCAATCTGAAACAAAGAGGTATagataaaacattattaatagTGGAAAACAAACAAAGGAGCAGGAACAAAAGGTTAAGTCTATTATGTATATATGCTTGCCTGTTTCTGTTCTCCGGAGCCAtgtgagaaagaagaaaagaacaCAGCAAGATCCCGCCAGCGGATTTAGCAGGTTCTGGAGACCATTCATGaacatattaatttatgttCCAAGCCAAGAATAGGCAACAACTTGATTAATCTTCTAGGAAAAACTCTTTGTTTATTATTCTCCTCCCCTAAACAATGTgaagaaaacattttttatacatataagaAGAGCCTGGAGTATAGtagaaaaccctaaacccaatacAGTTAGGAAATTAATATAGCTAATAAGTATGTAAAACTAGCAAAGAGAAATTTAACTTgaacaaaaaatgtaaattttctttgtatTAGGTTCTgagttttttccttttttttttgttctcacaTATGTGATTAACACCCATTGAGGTCACTGGATGTATCACATATTTCTCACGTTTATCATTTTCATTCTGAATTTTAATTCTTGTCTGAAGAATCTGTATTCGAAATGCCCAATCTCTCTACAAGAGAATATATCAAACCATTGCTTAGAAATCAAAGTTACAGAAGCTCTCATCTCCCGGTTTCCACATAAGAACAAGGTGTACATTACCGTATGCAGTTGAAATTTAAGTGGAGAAGCTCGTTGATGAAGAAGACAGGGGAAACAGAAGAAGGCCTTCAAGCAACAATATATGTACCTGTAAGATGTTTTGGAAAGACCAACTTTCATCACATGTATTTATAAGAATGGGTAACACTTTTATACCTGTTGGTTGAGTACATATGTTGGACCAAATGTTGTTAAAATCTTTTGAAAGCATTGCAAATTTGCAAGAGTAAGCTCCACCAGCACCTCCGGCTTCTCCACCAACTGAAATGTTCTCCATTATCTTCTGCATATCGAAATGATTGAATTCATACTCAGATAAAAAAGCATCTCCTCGTGAAGTTAAAAGGTGCTTATGCATATGGTCAAAGGCTTTCAAGATTCACACACTATAAGAACTTgacagaaagaaaagaaaaaagccaATGAAACTCCTTGTCCTTTGCAATGAAAAACCAGTTAGCAGGAGCATACATTTTTTCCAATCAACTAGGCCATTAATGGTTCCATCACAATGCAGACCGTAAAATCACTATCTATTTCTGAgaaagttcaaaactttttgTTTCATATGAAAGATGCAAACGAAAGTCAGAAGCAGACGAAGAACATGGAAATGAATCGTTCATCAAGCAAAACAATTTAGTAGCACTTACAGGACGCATTCAAGACTGTCGAAAGCTTTAAGCTTGACCTGTGTTCTAGAGGGATCCCACTTGTGTCTGAACGCCGGAGCTCTCCCTCTCACTTGCCTTGTCCAAGCCCATCGATGCACAACTATTGAACTGCTGAAGTTGCAGAACCACCTCGGCCAACTCGGAGATGCTATAAAACTCCAGATTGTGCAGTGTGTCAGGGAATGTCAAACAGTTGAGAAAAACTTCTGGGTAACAAAGCACAGAAATAAACTtctggtttaaaattaaaatatatcaaaatagtagggttttttctgtaattttgttttatatcctCCACTCTGTTATAATCTCATCAAACTGGGAAGTGGATAAGCCTGGGCTCAGGGTTTTTAGGGTTCTTGAAGTCACTCACTCGCACTGTTCCATCTCTGTCCACTATCTTCGCCATCCACAGGTAATCAAAAATGGATGTGTCTTAAATTCTGAAATTGATAACATTTCATGTATTTTCTGATTTTATCAACCCATAACTCTGTTTGGAACCAAACTCATGTTAGGTTCGGAACTGAAACAATCACCATGTTATTTCGAGATTTCGTTTCTCATTAGTAATTGAGCATTAAAAAAATCTCTTGAATCCTGAGTTTATTACACCCTGTATTCATTGATTCATAAGCTATCACACAAAGATTAGATAATAAAGCCTCATGCTTTACAACAGTTCACAATCTTTCGATATGTGTTATGTAAATCTCATTGTGGGTCTAAGGAGATTCCAATATCTTAACGTCTCTTCTCTATAACTTTCACAGATTCTTTAATTTGAAGAGAAGCAGCCATGGCAAGTCTGATAATCTCCACACCATTCCCAGGCTCTCTCACTCAATCCAAGAAAACGAGTAAACTCTCTGTTCAGAGAGCCTTTAAGGTAACCTCTATGCAGACACCGTTGGAAGAGCTGTACAACGTCAAAGTGGAAAGGAAAGTGTCACAGAGACGGTTAGAAGAGCTCGGTGTTTCGAGATGGTCGGTTTGGAAGACGGGGAAATGTAAATTGCCATGGGACTGGCAGGTGGATCAGCTGGTTTACATAGAAGAAGGAGAGGTTCGTGTTGTGCCCGAAGGAAGCAAGAGGTATATGCAGTTTTTAGCTGGAGATCTTGTTCGTTACCCTAAATGGTTAGAGGCTGATCTTTTCTTTAACGCTCCTTACCGCGAACGGTATTGTTTCAAGGCTTATGGTGATGATTGATTTAAATGtagagtttgagtttagagccaataaagtttaaaacttgtgtgtgtgtgttttgttatgGCCTGATAGATCTTTGTGACAATATAAGAAGACGgttatctttttcttcttcaaaaattgtgtgtgtgttgttgtTATAACCTGATGGATCTTTTTGTGATAGTATAAGAAAACAATTCTCTTCTTTCTT
Protein-coding regions in this window:
- the LOC106427653 gene encoding uncharacterized protein LOC106427653, producing the protein MASLIISTPFPGSLTQSKKTSKLSVQRAFKVTSMQTPLEELYNVKVERKVSQRRLEELGVSRWSVWKTGKCKLPWDWQVDQLVYIEEGEVRVVPEGSKRYMQFLAGDLVRYPKWLEADLFFNAPYRERYCFKAYGDD